The genomic DNA TGATCTGGAAGAGCTTAAGCCAGCCGATTTCAGAAGTTACCTTGCTTCGCGCCGGCGCGATGGACTGACCCCGGCAAGCATGGCAAGGTCGTTCAGTGCTGTGCGCGCATTTTATAAATTTCTGCGCCGAAATAAAATTCTAAAAAATGATGCCATTGATGCTGTCAGTAGCCCAAAACTCAAAAAACGCCTGCCGCGTCCTATAAGTGAAACGGCGGCAAAACGGGTTATCAATGATGTCGGCGATTTTGCATCACCGGCTACCAATGACTGGGTGGCACTTAGGGATATTGCAATTCTGACCCTGCTCTATGGCTGTGGATTGCGGGTGGCAGAGGCCTTAAGTCTGAATATGGGAGATCTGGACAGGAAAGATATTATGACAGTGCGGGGCAAACGCAATAAGGAAAGACTAGTCCCGCTTCTCCCCATTGTTACCCAGTCTGTCGATCAATATCTTGCGGCATGCCCAAAAGATATAAAACCTGGTGAGCCACTTTTTATTGGCGTTCAGGGAAAAAGGCTCAATGCGAGGAATGTTCAGCTTGCCATGCAAAAGGTTCGCATTGCTCTGGGTCTTCCCTCAACGGCGACGCCCCATGCTTTAAGGCACAGCTTCGCCACTCATCTGCTCAGTGCCGGTGGTGATTTACGCACTATACAGGAGCTGCTTGGTCATGCCGATCTTAGCACGACGCAACATTACACAGATGTGGACACAGCTTATCTGATGGATGTTTATAATAACGCCCACCCATCAGCAAAGAAATAAGCAATAGCCTTAAATCCAATAAAACAAACCGCTCAAAAATACCTCGGATAGATCAATATCAGGTATAAATGAACGGCTTGAATTTCCCGTAAGTTTGTGAACTTGCTTAATTTTTAATAGTCTTTTCCATAATCGTTAAATGCACGATCATGTCGGGCATTTCTTCTGGGTGGGCGATGACGTTTGGATTGACTATTTTTTCTATCTTGCACCACATCTTCATAGTAGTCGTCATCAAAGTCGTCATAATCATATGAATCCAATTTTTTACGCGGATATGATTCTGAATGTTTACTGTATTTCTTTTGTTTCATCGTCCTCTCCAAAACGACTCCTTGTTAATCTCAAATGAAATAATATCCAAAATATAACATTTGACTATCGAATATTTCACATAAATTATATTTAGAATATAAATAGATGCTTAGGTCATATCCTTTTTTGTATAGATTATATTCTCTCAGGTTTTCAAAATATCCGTTGATATTCATTCATTTAATTATTGCATATTAATCATTAAAATTATGCGCTTTTCAAATAATATAAAGAGTGTAAAAGGGCAAAAAAATAGGCTAAACTAATAGCCTCACATAAACTTAAATTAATCTTCAGGAACAAACTGATGTCATCATCACAGGATAAAAATCCAACTCAACGTACCTTAGGCCCTTTGCCGGATCTTGAACGCCATCTGCCCGTAGACTGGTGGCGCACTTTATTTAACGCTGTCTATTTAGACACTGACGGTGATGTCGTTGAAAATAGCGACATTACAAAACATGAAGTGGATAGAATTATCAGTGCATTGGATCTTAAGAAAAATGATCATATTCTTGACCTTTGCTGCGGTCAGGGACGTCATACGATTGAGTTGGCAAATAGAGGCTACAATTTTCTAACCGGTATTGACAGATCCGGTTACCTGATCCGGCTTGCCCGACGCAGGGCAAAAGCAGCCTTTTTGAAAATTCAGTTTAAGGAAGGGGACGCCAGACATTTTTCACTTTCATCCAATTCCCAGGACTGCGTGATAATGATGGGCAACTCATTTGGGTACTTTGACAATGAAGAGGATGATGTTGCCGTCTTAAATGCTGTTAAAAAAGTTTTGAAATCAGAGGGCAAACTGGCGCTTGATTTAACCGATGGCGACTGGATGCGAAAGCATTTTGAGCCCCGCTCCTGGGAATGGATAGATAAAAATCAGTTTGTCTGTCGTGAAAGATCTTTATCCCAGGATGGTGACAGACTAATTTCAAGAGAAGTTATAGTTCATGCTGAACACGGCGTGATTGCCGACCAGTTTTATGCAGAACGTCTTTATTCGAAAGTACGCATTACCCAATTACTCGAAAAAGTCGGCTTTAAAGATATCCAGCACCATGCTGAGATTGAACCGGACTCAACACGTCATGAAGATCTTGGCATGATGGCCCGCCGCAATTTAATTACGGCTCTTGGCCCTGTAAAAAGCCAGCAAGTGGCAGATAAGTCACGCCCGCTAAGAAATATTTCTGTTCTCATGGGAGACCCAAGTCTTCCGGATACAGTCAAACTTGGTGGAAAGTTCAATGAAGAAGATATTGCCACTATTAATAAATTAAAATCTGCACTTGCTGAGCTGGATGGGTATAAGTTCCACTATATAGATAGCCATGCCACATTGGTACAATCTCTCAATAAAATCAAATCTGATTTTGTATTAAATTTGTGTGATGAAGGCTTTATGAATAATGCCACTATGGAAATGCATGTTCCCGCATTTCTGGAAATGCAGGGTATTTCCTATACCGGTGCCAACCCGCAATCCCTGGTTATCTGTTATAACAAGGCCATTGTAAGGTCAATTGCCATGTCTTGTGATATTCCTGTGCCACTCGAGACATATTTTGGTCCTGATGATCAAATGGTCACTATACCCTCAATCCTGCCAGCTCTCATTAAACCCTGCGAAGGGGACAGCAGCATCGGCATTACATCTAAAGCTGTTGTGCATTCTGCCGAAGAGGCCATTGAATATATTGCCGGTCTTAGAGAACAGTTGCCAAGAACGTCTATTCTGGTACAGGAATTCCTTACAGGGCGGGAATTCAGCGTTGGTCTGGTTGGCAATCCGAGCCTGGGCTTGAACCCGCTACCCGTTCTTGAGGTGGATTACAGCAAGCTTGATGAAGGACTTCCTAAAATCCTCGGATACGAGTCAAAATGGGATCCAAACTCTCCTTACTGGAGCGAGATAAGCTATAAAAAAGCTGAGCTTGACGAAGAAAGCCAGCGCAACCTGATTAACTGGTCCAGCATATTGTTTGAAAGGCTTGGATGCCGGGATTATGCGCGTTTTGATTTCCGTGCTGATGCCGATGGCACTTTAAAGCTTCTTGAAGCAAACCCAAACCCGGGATGGTGCTGGGACGGAAAATTAAACCTGATGGCTTCCTTCGCAGGACTATCCTATTCTGATCTTCTGGCAAAGATTATTGAGGCCGCCGAACGAAGACTGCGCCTGCGATAAATAATATTATTTCTGAGAATAATAAAGGCGGCACATAGGCCGCCTTTATTACAATTTCTGAATTCCGGAATTCCTACATATGAATAGGAGATCCGCCCGCTGCCATTGCCGCTTCCTTAACCGCCTCAGATTCGGTCGGGTGTGCGTGACACGTATAGGCGATATCCTCTGCGGTCAGGCCTTTTTCAATGGCCAGAGTCACTTCGGCAATCATATTGCCAGCATCCGCTCCGATGATATGGGCACCAAGCACTTTATCCGTATCCTGAGATGAGAGAATTTTTACAAAACCATCAGTCTGGCTGTTTGCTTTAGCCCGGCTGTTGGCGGTAAACGGAAACTTGCCAACATTATAAGCTATACCGGCATCCTTAAGCTGTTCCTCGGTTTTACCGACACTGGCCACTTCCGGCATTGTATAAATCACGCCTGGGATGGCATCATAATTAACATGTCCGGCAAAACCGGCAATGGTTTCCGCAACCGCAATGCCTTCATCTTCGGCCTTATGGGCCAGCATTGCACCGCGCACCACATCCCCAATGGCATATATTCCCGGAACATTTGTTTCAAAATGATCATTAATATCCACCTGACCGCGATCGGTCATTTTAATGCCGGCTTCTTCAAGACCAAGTCCCTCTGTATAAGGGCGACGTCCAACAGAAACCAGGACGGCATCCGCTTTTATTGTTTCTGCATCACCACCCGCTGCCGGTTCAACGGTTACCGTAGCACCCGTTTTGGTCGTCTTAACAGCGGTCACTTTTGATTTAAGTTTAAAGCTAAAACCCTGTTTTTTAAGAATTCTGGCAAAAGTTTTTGAAACTTCGCCGTCCATTTCCGGCGTGATGCGGTCCATAAATTCAACAACAGTCACTTCCGCACCAAGTCTTTTCCAAACGGATCCCAGCTCAAGCCCAATTACACCACCACCAATCACGACCAGGTGTTTTGGCACCTTTGGCAGGCTTAATGCCCCGGTTGAGGAAACAACAATTTTTTCATCAATTTTAATACCGGGAAGACCCGCAACATCAGATCCGGTGGCAATGACAATATTTTTAGTCTCTAACGTCTGGTTGCCACCGTCATTAAGCTCAACATCAACTTTGCCGGCACCGGCAATTTTGCCACGACCTTTTACATAATCAACTTTATTCTTTTTAAACAAAAATTCAATGCCGCCGGTCAGATCGCTGACAACCCCGTCTTTGTGCTTCATTAATTTGGCAATATCGATAGAAAGCTTCCCTGTTGAAATTCCGTATTTTTCCATCCCGCCATTGGCTTCGTCATAAAGCTCTGATGCATGCAGTAACGCTTTTGACGGAATACAGCCAACATTCAGGCATGTTCCGCCTAGGGCACCACGCATTTCCACGCAGGCCGTTTTTAGTCCCAGCTGAGCTGCTCTGATTGCTGCAACATAACCGCCGGGTCCACCGCCGATGATAACGACATCATATTTATCACTCATAATGAACTTCCATTTTCATTCAATTAAAGATCAAGAACCAGACGCTGTGGATCTTCCAGATTTTCTTTGACCCGCACCAGGAACGTCACCGCCCCTTTACCATCAACAATCCTGTGATCATAGCTAAGGGACAGATACATCATCGGACGGATGACAATCTGATCATTCACAACAACGGGCCGTTTTTGAATAGTGTGCATTCCCAGAATACCGGATTGCGGTGCATTCAAAATCGGTGATGAAAGAAGAGAGCCGAACACACCGCCATTTGAAATAGTGAATGTTCCACCCATCATATCTTCCATCGCAAGTTTCCCATCACGGGCAAGTCCGCCAAGGCGACTGATTTCTTTTTCAATATCCGCAAAACCAAGCTTCTCGCAGTTACGAACAACCGGAACAACCAGGCCTGCTGGCGTGCTCGCCGCAACACCAATATTATAATAGTTTTTATAGACAATACTGTCTTCGCGGATTTCCGCGTTTACTTCCGGAATTTCCTTCAGCGCTGCGGTACAGGCTTTCGCAAAGAAAGACATAAAGCCAAGTCGGCACCCATGTTTCTTTTCAAAAGTTTCCTGATATTGTTTGCGAAGGTTCATAACAGCCGTCATATCCACTTCATTATAAGTGGTCAGCATAGCCGCAGTATTTTGTGCATCTTTAAGACGCTTGGCAATTGTGCGGCGCAGACGGGTCATTGGAACCACCTCTTCCTGTGGTGCCGCAACAACTTCTGCTGCCGGAGTAGTGGATTGAACTGCCGGTGCCGGTCCGCCTGAAATATGTGCAAGCACATCTGCTTTGGTCACTGCTCCGCCAGCACCTGTTCCTGCAATTTTGGAAACGTCAATCCCTTTTTCAGCAGCCAGCTTTGCCGCTGCCGGTCTTGCATTAGTCCCAGATTTAGCGGACGCCGCGACTGCCACTGGAGCCGCTTCAGCCTTGGCGGCTGGCTTTTCTTCTTTGGCGGGCGTATCTGCAGCAGCTGGTTTATCAGCCGCCTTACCCTGAGCCGTTTCATCGATTTTGCCAAGAATTGCTCCGACTTCCACATTATCTCCTTCTTTTGCGACTATTTCAGAAAGAGCCCCTGCAACAGATGCAGTCACTTCAAGGGCAACCTTGTCTGTTTCAAGTTCGCAAACAACTTCGTCAACGGCAACTGCATCACCAACGGCTTTATACCATTTTCCAACAGTTGCTTCAGATACTGATTCGCCGAGTACCGGCACTTGGATTTCGACGGTCATATGACCAACTCCTTATTGTTCTTATCTTTTCTTAATTGTTAAAGCCTGATCAATCAGATCCGCTTGCTGCTTTTTATGTCTTTCCATCAACCCTGTTGCTGGAGAGGCCGCTTCCTTACGTCCGGCATAAGCCGGCCGTTTCACCTTACCACCAACATTGGTAAGAACGTCTTCTATTAGTGGATCAATAAAGCTCCAGGCACCCATATTTTTGGGTTCTTCCTGACACCAGACCACGGCTTCAAGATTTTTAAATCTTTTGATTTCCTTGGTTAGAGCCTCGGCCGGGAATGGATAGAGCTGTTCAATACGCATAATATATGTATCTTTCTGCTCTCGGATATCACGTTCAGCCATCAGGTCATAATAGACTTTACCTGTACAGAGAATAAGGCGTTTGATCCCGTTTGGCTTGTTGATCTCAATTGTTTTATGTGGATCTGATTCTGCATCATCCCATAAAACTCTATGAAATTCTGATCCGGCACCCATATCTTCTATTTTTGAAGTCGCCAGTTTATGTCTAAGCAATGATTTCGGTGTCATAATGATCAGAGGCTTGCGGAACTTACGCTTCATCTGACGTCTGAGCACATGATAATAGTTAGCGGGCGTTGTACAGTTAACCACCTGCATATTGTCTTCTGCGCAAAGCTGAAGATACCGTTCAAGACGGGCCGATGAATGTTCCGGACCCTGACCTTCATAGCCATGCGGAAGGCAGACGACAAGGCCACTGAAGCGCAACCATTTGCTTTCACCACTGGATATAAACTGGTCAAAAAGCATTTGGGCGCCATTGGCAAAATCACCAAACTGCGCTTCCCAGATCACAAGGGCATTTGGCTCAGCCAAAGTATATCCATATTCAAATCCGAGCACTGCTTCTTCAGAAAGGGCACTATCAATTACTTCATAAGTGGCATGAGCATCCGGCCCCTGACCGGCATGGGCCAGCGGTGCATAACGTTCTTCCGTTTCCTGATCAACAAATACACTATGTCGCTGCGAGAAAGTCCCACGTTGACTGTCCTGACCGGACAGGCGAACGCGGTGACCTTCACGGATCAGCGTACCAAAGGCAAGCGCCTCTGCTGTTGCCCAGTCAAAATTCTCACCAGTTTCAAACATTTGTGCTTTTGCTTCAAGAGTGCGTTGCAACGTTCTGTGAATTTTAAATCCATCGGGAACTGTCGTCAGTAAATGACCAAGATCCTTAAGATCTTCAATATTAACCCCTGTTTTGCTGCCACGGCGGATATCGGCATCCGGACGTTCAAGACCGGTCCAGCTACCGGCAAACCAGTCAGCCTTAACAGGCTTATAATTTTTAGCGGCTTCAAATTCCACATCCAGAAAACTATGAAAATCTTTGACCATCTGATCGGCCTCGGATGCGGTCAGTAGTCCTTCACGAAATAATCTTTCAGCATAAATTTCACGTGTTGTCGGATGATTTTTTATCCGTTTATACATCAGTGGCTGTGTAAAGGACGGCTCGTCGCCTTCATTATGACCAAACCGACGGTAACAGAACATATCAACGACCACATCTTTTTTGAATGTTTGTCTGTATTCAGTTGCCAGTTTCATGGCAAAAACAACCGCTTCCGGATCATCGCCATTCACATGAAATACCGGTGCCTGAATTGCTTTGGCCATATCTGAAGGATAGGGTGAGGAACGCGAATAATGTGGTGATGTGGTAAAACCGATCTGGTTATTGACCACCACATGAATTGTACCACCAGTATGATACCCGCGCAGGTCACTGAGTGCGAAACCTTCAGCGACAATTCCCTGACCGGAAAAGGCGGCATCACCATGAAGTAAAAGTGTCAGAACACTTGAGCCGGATTTATCGCCGCGCTGCATGAGTTTGGCTCTTGTTTTTCCAAGAGCAACCGGGTTCACCGCTTCAAGGTGAGACGGGTTGGCGGTAAGTGACAGATGCACGTCATTACCATCAAATGAGCGATCCGAAGATGCCCCCAAATGGTATTTAACATCGCCTGATCCTTCGATTTCATCCGGCGTTGATGACCCTCCATGAAACTCATGGAAAATTGCCTTGAAAGGTTTACTCATCACATTAGTCAGAACATTTAACCGGCCACGGTGTGGCATACCGATAACAATTTCCTTAATACCGATATGTCCACCTGTTTTAATGACAGCTTCCAATGCCGGAATTAGCGTTTCAGCACCATCAAGACCAAATCTTTTTGTGCCAACATATTTCTTGGCAAGGTAGCCTTCATAACCCTCTGCTTCTGTCAGTTTCTGCAAGATTGCAAGCTTGCCTTCATTGGTGAAATGTATTTCCTTGTCTCGGCCCTCAATACGTTTCAAAATCCAGCTTTTCTCTTCAGCACTGTTAATATGCATAAATTCAACACCAAATGTTGAACAATAAGTTCTTGCCAGAATTGCCATGACTTCCCTGACAGTGGCTGTTTCAAGCCCCAATACATTATCCAGGAAAATGTCACGGTCCAGATCACCTTCGCCAAATCCGTAAGTTTGTGGATCAAGTTCAGAATGATATGGTTTTTCAGTAAGCCCGAGAGGGTCAAGATTTGCATGCAGGTGTCCGCGAACCCGGTAAGTGCGGATCATCATTAAGCAGCGGATTGAATCAAGCGTCGCTTTCCTGATATCAGCTTCAGAAGCCGTCGATTTGCCCTTCTTATTTTCAACCTTTGCTTCATAACCCGGGTTAAGCGCATCTGTCAGGTCATCATTTTCATTATAAGGCCAGTCCTTCCGCGTCCATGATGCACCCGGTTTTTCCTTACCCGCACCCATTAGAAGACGGGCATCATCAGCCAGTTCTTCAAAATAAGCCTGCCATGAAGGATCCACAGAGGATGGATCACGGGAATATCTGGCAAATAATTCTTCAACAAATGCACCACTGGCGCCGTTAAAAAGATTTTCTTTGGTTTCTATACTCATTTTATTCGAGCCTGTTTTAATAATCAAACCGTTGGATCAACTTTTACTCTTAAAGGATTGATAAACGTTTAACCCTTTAAGACCTTTAACATTGTCGTACCGAGTTCAGATGGACTATCTGAAATGACGATGCCAGCACTTTTCATTGCCTCAATCTTGTCTTCTGCTCCGCCTTTGCCACCTGAAACAATCGCCCCGGCATGACCCATTGTCCGTCCTGGAGGGGCCGTCCGCCCGGCAATAAAGCCTACTACCGGCTTCTTGATTTTATGGGATTTAAGGAATTCCGCAGCATCTTCCTCTGCTGAACCGCCAATTTCACCAATCATGATAATTGACTGTGTCTCATCATCATGAAGGAAGCCATCAAGAACATCAATAAAGTTTGTGCCATTTACAGGATCACCGCCAATACCAACACAGGTGGTCTGACCAAGACCCGCGACAGTTGTCTGATGCACAGCTTCATAAGTCAGAGTACCTGACCTTGAAACACAGCCAACTGATCCTCTCATATGAATATGGCCTGGCATAATCCCGATTTTACATTCACCAGGTGTGATGACACCCGGGCAGTTGGGACCGATCAGGCGGGAACTCGAGCCCTGTAGAGCGCGCTTCACTTTGACCATATCAAGTACGGGAATACCTTCTGTAATACAGACAATCAGCTCAACCTTGGCATCAATTGCTTCTAATATAGCATCTGCTGCAAAAGGAGGTGGTACATATATGACGGAGGCATTGGCCTCTGTTTTATGCACAGCCTCTTCAACAGTGTTAAAGACCGGAAGATCAAGATGTTTAGTGCCACCTTTACCGGGTGTGACACCGCCAACCATTTTAGTACCATAGGCAATGGCCTGCTCAGAATGGAAAGTACCTTGTGCTCCGGTGAATCCCTGACAGATTACTTTTGTTTGTGAATTTACGAAAATAGACATTAGCTTGCCTCCCCTACAGCTTTTACAATTTTAGCTGCAGCATCACCAAGATCAGATGCCGCTATAATATTCAGACCGGAATTATTCATAATCTCCTTGCCTTTTTCTACGTTAGTTCCTTCCAGACGCACAACGAGCGGCACATTCAGTGAAAGTTCCTTGGCAGCAGCGATCACACCTTCTGCAATCACATCACAGCGCATGATACCGCCAAAGATATTAACAAGAATTCCCTCAACAGCCGGATCACTCAGGATAATTTTGAACGCTTCGGTAACCCGTTCTCTGGTTGCTCCACCGCCAACGTCCAGGAAGTTTGCCGGAGATCCGCCCTTTAATTTGATGATATCCATTGTGGCCATGGCAAGCCCGGCGCCATTGACCATACAGCCAATGCTGCCATCAAGCTTAATGTAGCTCAGTTCATGTTTTGCTGCTTCTAGCTCCATTGGGTCTTCTTCTGTCGGGTCACGAAGCTCAACCACATCCTTATGTCTGAAGAGTGAATTGCCATCAAATCCCATCTTTGCGTCAAGAATGACGATTTCGTCATCTTTTGTGACAACAAGCGGATTAATCTCAAGCATTGAGGCATCTTTTTCTATAAATGTTTTATATAGAGATGCGATCACTTTTACAGCGGCACTGGCCGCTTTACCTGTTAACCCAATTGCATAGGCCACTTTCCGGCAATGAAAGCCGGATAGTCCGGTTGCAGGATCAATCGTTACCGTAATGATTTTTTCAGGCGTCTTTGCTGCCACTTCTTCAATATCCATACCACCTTCTGACGAGGCAATAATAGCGACGCGGCTGCTTTCGCGGTCAACCAGAAGACTGATATAAAGCTCATTTGCAATCGCACACCCGTCTTCAATATAAACCTGATTGACCTGTTTGCCGGCAGGGCCAGTTTGATGGGTTACCAGATTCATTCCTATCATATGCGAAGCAACCTGTTTCACTTCTTCAACAGATTTTACGACTTTTACACCGCCGCCTTTACCACGTCCGCCTGCATGGATTTGGGCCTTTACCACCCATACCGGTCCACCAAGATCCTTGGCAACCTGCTCTGCCTCTTTCGCTGTATAGGCGATGCCACCGTCAAGTACCGGTGCACCATACTGCCGAAGCAGTTCTTTCGCCTGATATTCATGAATATTCATAGGTCTATACCTTTTTCCCGCTAGTTTTTCGTTTATACGTCATAAAGAATAAGGATTAAGAAAACCCTTATTCTTTATATTTTCTGATTAGTTACCCAGTGAAGGATCAATGGCAACCACGGCTTCCATCAGTCCTTTGACAGCGGCCACACTATGATCAAAGCCGGCTTTTTCTTCCTTATTCAGAGCAATCTCAACAATCTTTTCGACCCCGTTCTCACCAATAATACATGGCACGCCGACATACATATCAGATTGACCATACTCGCCATTAAGCGCCACAGCACATGGCAGAAGACGACGTTTGTCACCAAGATAACTTTCTGCCATCGCAATCGCAGAAGTTGCCGGCGCATAATAGGCCGACCCTGTTTTAAGAAGAGCAACAATTTCCGCGCCGCCATCACGGGTACGCTGAATTATTTTTTCAAGCTTTTCATTTGTCGTCCATCCCATATTGACAAGATCAGGGATCGGAATTCCCGCGACTGTTGAATAGCGTGGTAGTGGCACCATGGTATCTCCATGGCCGCCAAGAACAAAAGCATTCACATCTTCGACGGAAACATTGAATTCTTCAGCAAGAAATAGAGTAAATCGTGCACTATCCAGCACGCCAGCCATTCCTACAACTTTATTTGCTGGAAGTCCTGAATATTTCTGTAAAGCCCAAACCATCACATCAAGTGGGTTGGTGATACAAATGACAAATGCATTTGGTGCATGATCGCGGATGCCTTCACCCACTGATTTCATCACTTTACAGTTAATGCCAAGCAGATCATCACGGCTCATACCAGGCTTGCGGGCGACACCGGCAGTAACAATAACAACATCGGCACCGGCAATATCAGCATAATCCGCTGTGCCGGAAATGCGGGCATCATAGCCTTCAACAGTTGAGGATTGTGCGATATCGAGAGCTTTACCCTGCGGAAGTCCATCTGCAATATCAAAAATAACAACATCACCCAGACCTTTTAGTCCGGCGAGATGTGCCAAAGTACCGCCGATTTGACCGCCACCAATGAGCGCAATTTTCTTACGTGCCATATTATATTTACTCCTAGAAATTTTGAAGGGTTTCAGAATAATTCTTAATATGCTCATATCATATTATTAAGATATTTTCCGGGTCCCGAGATTAAAATAAAATCATTGTTCCCGATGTAGCGCGAAAATGGTCGTTACGCAACAGTTTCTATATAAAAATACACATATTTTTCAATTATTTGTCAATATAGTTGTCAATATTGCTTTGTATAGCGATCTATTATGGCCTTATCAAACGGCATGCCCCTTAGCCAGATACTCTTTTGACTGCATTTCCATTAGTCTTGATACGGTTCTTTGAAATTCAAAATGGCCATGCCCCTCTTCATACAGATCTTCCGGGGCCACCGCCGCACAGCAAAGAAATTTGACATTATTTTCATATAATGCGTCAATGAAAGTGGTAAATCGTTTTGCTTCATTTCTGTTTTCGGGTCCGAGTTTTGGTATCCCAACCATAATAATGGTGTGATATTTCCAGGCCATGGCCAGATAATCGGCAGATCCAAGCGCTGCACCACATATTTTTTTAAAGGACACAACCGCGACCCCGCGGGAAGCCACAGGAATATGGAGAATACGTCCCTGAACTTCAATATCATCAGGGCCAACTTCGGTGCGATCATCAACTTCATGGTCCGTAAGCCGCCAGAATGCCTCCGACAAGGCTTTTGTTGCTACTTCACCAAGCGGATGATGGTATACTTCCATGCCTTTCATTCGCTCCAGCCGGTAATCAGTGGGTCCGTCAAGAGCAACAACGTCAAGTTCTTCCTTGATCATTTTTATTGTTGGCAGGAAAAGTTCCCGGTTAAGGCCATTCTTATATAATTCATCCGGTGCTCTGTTTGAGGTCAGTACCAGTATCACACCAAGATTGAGTAAAGATCTGAACAACCGACCCAGAATCATTGCATCCGTCACGTCGGTCACCTGAAATTCATCAAAGCACAGGAGTTTGCTTTTTCTTGCAATATTTTCTGCCAACGGAGGGATCGGATCATCTGCTGATGTACCAAACTTCTTAATTCGGTTTTCCTTGTCCATATAACGCCACGCATGAATTTCCTTATGTATTTCAATCATAAAAGCGTGAAAATGAACCCTGCGTTTATTCAATATAGGAGCCAGATCAAAAAACAGATCCATCAACATGGATTTCCCCCTGCCAACGCTGCCGTATATATATAATCCTTTTGGCTTTTCGATTATTTTTTTCTTAAGAAACATCCTGCTCAAAATATTTTCATTTTGAGCAGGATTATTATTTTTTAGACTGAGGAATAGATTTTGAAATTTGTCAACAACTCTTGCCTGATTTCCATCTTCTTTCAATTGCCCGTTTTCTAGCATTTCATGGTATCTTGTGTACGGGTCTAAAGTCGAATTAATCATAAAAAATTACTCAAAAAT from Emcibacteraceae bacterium includes the following:
- the odhB gene encoding 2-oxoglutarate dehydrogenase complex dihydrolipoyllysine-residue succinyltransferase translates to MTVEIQVPVLGESVSEATVGKWYKAVGDAVAVDEVVCELETDKVALEVTASVAGALSEIVAKEGDNVEVGAILGKIDETAQGKAADKPAAADTPAKEEKPAAKAEAAPVAVAASAKSGTNARPAAAKLAAEKGIDVSKIAGTGAGGAVTKADVLAHISGGPAPAVQSTTPAAEVVAAPQEEVVPMTRLRRTIAKRLKDAQNTAAMLTTYNEVDMTAVMNLRKQYQETFEKKHGCRLGFMSFFAKACTAALKEIPEVNAEIREDSIVYKNYYNIGVAASTPAGLVVPVVRNCEKLGFADIEKEISRLGGLARDGKLAMEDMMGGTFTISNGGVFGSLLSSPILNAPQSGILGMHTIQKRPVVVNDQIVIRPMMYLSLSYDHRIVDGKGAVTFLVRVKENLEDPQRLVLDL
- a CDS encoding tyrosine recombinase XerC, whose translation is MAKAEKLDHTLFPSITPLLNQWQDYLVSEKRVSKHTHEAYMRDVTKFLSFVASYQGKSPTKSDLEELKPADFRSYLASRRRDGLTPASMARSFSAVRAFYKFLRRNKILKNDAIDAVSSPKLKKRLPRPISETAAKRVINDVGDFASPATNDWVALRDIAILTLLYGCGLRVAEALSLNMGDLDRKDIMTVRGKRNKERLVPLLPIVTQSVDQYLAACPKDIKPGEPLFIGVQGKRLNARNVQLAMQKVRIALGLPSTATPHALRHSFATHLLSAGGDLRTIQELLGHADLSTTQHYTDVDTAYLMDVYNNAHPSAKK
- a CDS encoding methyltransferase domain-containing protein, coding for MSSSQDKNPTQRTLGPLPDLERHLPVDWWRTLFNAVYLDTDGDVVENSDITKHEVDRIISALDLKKNDHILDLCCGQGRHTIELANRGYNFLTGIDRSGYLIRLARRRAKAAFLKIQFKEGDARHFSLSSNSQDCVIMMGNSFGYFDNEEDDVAVLNAVKKVLKSEGKLALDLTDGDWMRKHFEPRSWEWIDKNQFVCRERSLSQDGDRLISREVIVHAEHGVIADQFYAERLYSKVRITQLLEKVGFKDIQHHAEIEPDSTRHEDLGMMARRNLITALGPVKSQQVADKSRPLRNISVLMGDPSLPDTVKLGGKFNEEDIATINKLKSALAELDGYKFHYIDSHATLVQSLNKIKSDFVLNLCDEGFMNNATMEMHVPAFLEMQGISYTGANPQSLVICYNKAIVRSIAMSCDIPVPLETYFGPDDQMVTIPSILPALIKPCEGDSSIGITSKAVVHSAEEAIEYIAGLREQLPRTSILVQEFLTGREFSVGLVGNPSLGLNPLPVLEVDYSKLDEGLPKILGYESKWDPNSPYWSEISYKKAELDEESQRNLINWSSILFERLGCRDYARFDFRADADGTLKLLEANPNPGWCWDGKLNLMASFAGLSYSDLLAKIIEAAERRLRLR
- the lpdA gene encoding dihydrolipoyl dehydrogenase; the protein is MSDKYDVVIIGGGPGGYVAAIRAAQLGLKTACVEMRGALGGTCLNVGCIPSKALLHASELYDEANGGMEKYGISTGKLSIDIAKLMKHKDGVVSDLTGGIEFLFKKNKVDYVKGRGKIAGAGKVDVELNDGGNQTLETKNIVIATGSDVAGLPGIKIDEKIVVSSTGALSLPKVPKHLVVIGGGVIGLELGSVWKRLGAEVTVVEFMDRITPEMDGEVSKTFARILKKQGFSFKLKSKVTAVKTTKTGATVTVEPAAGGDAETIKADAVLVSVGRRPYTEGLGLEEAGIKMTDRGQVDINDHFETNVPGIYAIGDVVRGAMLAHKAEDEGIAVAETIAGFAGHVNYDAIPGVIYTMPEVASVGKTEEQLKDAGIAYNVGKFPFTANSRAKANSQTDGFVKILSSQDTDKVLGAHIIGADAGNMIAEVTLAIEKGLTAEDIAYTCHAHPTESEAVKEAAMAAGGSPIHM